From a single Brassica oleracea var. oleracea cultivar TO1000 chromosome C5, BOL, whole genome shotgun sequence genomic region:
- the LOC106294939 gene encoding protein NRT1/ PTR FAMILY 5.10, with product MAIAGVDNEAGTPLLSKTVDGSVDYRNEPAVRSSSGGWRSAGFIIGVEVAERFAYYGISSNLIMYLTGPLGQSTAAAAANVNAWYGTASLLPLLGAFVADSFLGRFRTILAASALYVLGLGLLTLSAMIPSDCKVTNPLASCSPPRFQVIAFFGALYLVALAQGGHKPCVQAFGADQFDEKDPEECKAKSSFFNWWYFGMCFGTLVTLWVLNYIQDNLSWALGFGIPCVAMVLALVIFLLGTSTYRFSIRRESRSAFSRIGNVYVAAVKNWRLSASVVADAEESLGLISHTSSTQFSFLNKALVGTSGSSLDELEEAKSVLRLAPIWLTCLVYAVVFAQSPTFFTKQGATMERSITPSYKISPATLQSFISLSIVIFIPVYDCVLIPIARSFTHKPGGITMLQRIGTGIFLSFLAMVIAALVEMKRLKTAADYGLIDSPDVTVPMSVWWLVPQYVLFGISDVFAMVGLQEFFYDQVPSELRSVGLALYLSIFGIGSFLSSFMISVIDEATSRSGQVSWFANNLNQAHLDYFYWLLALLSFIGLASYLYFAKAYVSKRINTL from the exons ATGGCGATCGCCGGCGTTGATAACGAAGCCGGAACCCCGCTTCTTTCTAAAACAGTTGACGGATCCGTTGACTACAGAAACGAACCCGCCGTCAGATCTTCCTCCGGAGGCTGGAGATCCGCCGGATTCATCATCG GTGTGGAGGTAGCTGAGCGGTTCGCTTACTACGGGATCTCGTCGAATCTGATAATGTATCTGACGGGACCACTAGGCCAATCCACGGCGGCTGCAGCTGCTAACGTCAATGCCTGGTATGGAACGGCGTCGTTGCTTCCTCTTCTCGGTGCTTTTGTTGCAGACTCGTTCCTAGGTCGTTTCCGTACGATCCTCGCCGCATCAGCTCTCTACGTATTG GGACTTGGTTTACTGACTCTATCTGCGATGATTCCTTCAGACTGCAAAGTTACCAATCCACTCGCCTCATGCTCTCCTCCTAGATTTCAAGTTATCGCCTTCTTTGGTGCTCTGTATCTAGTGGCACTAGCTCAAGGCGGGCATAAGCCGTGTGTTCAGGCCTTTGGAGCGGATCAGTTTGATGAGAAGGATCCTGAGGAGTGTAAAGCGAAGAGTTCCTTCTTTAATTGGTGGTATTTTGGTATGTGTTTTGGGACGTTGGTGACTCTATGGGTGTTGAACTACATACAAGACAATCTCAGCTGGGCTCTAGGGTTTGGTATACCGTGTGTTGCTATGGTGCTTGCTTTGGTTATTTTCTTACTCGGAACCAGTACTTACCGGTTTAGCATTCGAAGAGAAAGTAGAAGCGCTTTTTCCAGGATCGGGAATGTTTATGTAGCCGCTGTTAAGAACTGGAGATTATCAGCTTCGGTTGTAGCTGACGCAGAAGAGAGCCTTGGTTTAATCTCTCATACAAGCTCAACTCAGTTTAG TTTTCTCAACAAAGCTCTGGTCGGAACGAGCGGTTCTAGTTTAGATGAACTTGAAGAAGCAAAATCAGTGCTTAGGCTAGCTCCGATCTGGTTAACCTGCTTGGTTTACGCGGTTGTGTTCGCGCAGTCTCCAACTTTCTTCACTAAACAAGGAGCCACAATGGAGAGATCAATCACACCGAGTTACAAGATCTCTCCGGCGACCCTCCAGTCCTTCATCAGCCTCTCTATAGTCATCTTCATCCCCGTGTACGACTGTGTACTCATCCCGATCGCAAGATCATTTACACATAAACCAGGAGGAATCACTATGCTTCAGAGAATAGGCACTGGCATTTTCCTCTCTTTTCTTGCTATGGTGATAGCCGCTCTAGTGGAGATGAAAAGGCTTAAAACGGCTGCGGATTACGGGCTCATCGATTCACCAGACGTTACGGTTCCAATGAGTGTGTGGTGGTTAGTTCCTCAGTATGTTCTCTTTGGTATCTCGGATGTTTTTGCAATGGTGGGTCTTCAAGAGTTCTTCTACGACCAGGTCCCGAGCGAGCTGAGAAGCGTGGGGTTGGCTCTGTACTTGAGCATATTCGGTATTGGTAGCTTTCTCAGTAGTTTCATGATATCAGTTATTGATGAAGCGACGAGCCGATCTGGTCAAGTGAGTTGGTTCGCGAATAACTTGAACCAGGCTCATTTGGATTACTTTTATTGGTTACTTGCTCTTCTCAGCTTCATTGGCTTAGCCTCTTACTTGTATTTTGCAAAGGCCTACGTCTCTAAGAGGATCAACACGCTTTAA
- the LOC106294937 gene encoding protein NRT1/ PTR FAMILY 5.16 gives MVTPEEEVALIEDYVSDSVDHHGFPAGKLSTGGWRSAWYIIGVEVGERFAYFGIASNLITYLTGPLGQSTATAAVNVNTWSGTASMLPVLGAFIADAYLGRYHTIVVASLIYILGLGLLTLSAFLILIRISEQRNDTVKSFFWVNILFFCSLYMVAIGQGGHKPCVQAFGADQFDSGDSKERISRGSFFNWWFMTLSAGITLSFLVVVYVQDNVSWALGFGIPCLFMVMALALFLLGRKTYRYPRGNHKEKKNAFARIGRVFVAAYKNRKLNLSDSGLSQGLLEDGSSQKRKGWLEFLAKALLSGEGGAEPCSIKDVEDAMALVRLIPIWITSVISTIPYAQYSTFFTKQGVTVDRKILPGLEIPPASFQSFIGVSILISVPTYERVFLPLARYITKKPFGITMLQRIGAGMVLSSFNMVVAALVEMKRLETAKEYGLVDRPDATIPMSIWWFIPQYLLLGMIDVFSLVGTQEFFYDQVPTELRSIGLALSLSAMGLSSFLSGMLITVIDWVTGKDGGESWFNTNLNRAHVDYFYWLLAAFTAVGFLAFLFFSRLYVYRRVDQV, from the exons ATGGTGACGCCTGAGGAAGAAGTCGCACTTATAGAAGATTATGTTAGCGATTCCGTAGACCACCATGGATTTCCCGCCGGAAAACTTTCCACCGGCGGATGGAGATCCGCCTGGTATATTATTG GTGTGGAGGTAGGAGAAAGATTTGCTTACTTTGGTATTGCCTCCAACTTAATTACTTACCTCACCGGACCTCTGGGGCAATCCACGGCGACCGCCGCCGTAAACGTCAACACGTGGTCAGGAACAGCCTCGATGCTTCCTGTCTTAGGAGCTTTCATAGCAGACGCATATCTTGGTCGTTATCACACCATTGTTGTGGCTTCACTCATCTACATACTC GGACTAGGACTATTGACCTTGTCGGCTTTCTTAATCTTAATAAGAATATCCGAGCAACGTAACGATACCGTTAAATCGTTTTTCTGGGTGAATATACTTTTCTTCTGCTCTCTGTACATGGTGGCGATCGGACAAGGGGGTCACAAGCCGTGTGTTCAAGCGTTTGGTGCGGACCAGTTTGACTCGGGAGATTCAAAGGAGAGAATATCTAGAGGATCATTTTTCAACTGGTGGTTCATGACTTTATCTGCCGGAATCACTTTATCTTTTCTTGTGGTGGTTTACGTTCAAGACAATGTTAGCTGGGCCCTTGGTTTTGGGATCCCTTGTTTGTTCATGGTTATGGCTCTTGCTCTCTTCTTGCTCGGAAGAAAAACTTACAGGTACCCAAGAGGTAACCACAAGGAGAAGAAGAACGCTTTCGCGAGGATTGGAAGAGTTTTTGTTGCGGCCTACAAGAACAGAAAACTGAACTTGTCAGATTCAGGTTTGAGTCAAGGTCTATTAGAGGATGGTTCATCACAGAAACGTAAAGGTTGGCTTGA GTTCCTAGCGAAAGCGTTGCTATCAGGAGAAGGAGGTGCAGAGCCATGTAGTATAAAGGACGTGGAAGACGCAATGGCTTTGGTAAGGCTTATACCAATATGGATCACATCGGTCATAAGCACGATTCCGTACGCTCAGTACTCGACTTTCTTCACAAAGCAAGGCGTCACAGTGGACAGAAAAATCTTGCCGGGTTTGGAAATCCCTCCGGCATCCTTTCAGTCGTTTATCGGCGTTTCGATTCTCATCTCTGTCCCAACTTATGAACGTGTATTCCTCCCGTTAGCTAGATACATTACCAAGAAGCCTTTTGGGATCACGATGCTCCAGAGAATTGGAGCTGGAATGGTACTCTCTAGCTTCAACATGGTGGTTGCTGCGTTGGTAGAAATGAAACGGCTCGAGACGGCTAAGGAATATGGACTTGTGGATAGACCGGACGCAACCATCCCCATGTCGATATGGTGGTTCATTCCTCAGTATTTGCTACTCGGGATGATTGATGTGTTCTCGCTAGTGGGTACACAAGAGTTCTTCTACGACCAAGTTCCGACGGAGTTAAGGAGCATTGGTCTTGCGCTTTCTTTGAGTGCAATGGGTCTTTCGAGCTTCTTGAGCGGTATGCTTATCACTGTGATTGATTGGGTTACCGGAAAAGATGGTGGAGAAAGCTGGTTCAACACTAACTTGAACCGAGCCCATGTCGATTACTTTTACTGGTTGCTCGCTGCTTTCACCGCCGTTGGGTTCCTAGCGTTTTTGTTCTTCTCCAGGTTGTATGTTTATCGCCGGGTAGATCAAGTCTAA